The region GCTATCAGGGTGGTTGTGAGGAGAAGATGTCAGCTGTAAGCCAATCTTGGAAAACTCCTTCTTATTGTTGGTGAAATCCAGGAAAGGGACATTTGGGCTGAGTGGGGAGAAGGGGGAGGTGGGTGCAGTCTGGTCTGGGGTAGGGAGGTTTTGGGTTCCTTGTTCGGGTTACTGGGGTGTCTCTTTGTCCTGTTAAGTTCTCAGGTTAGTCATCCTGGTAGGATGGCATGAAAATTAGTCACTGGCGCCTTCAACTGTGATTCAGTTGAAGGCGTCAGTGACTAACAGCCAGGAACCATGGGTAACATGCATGCTTGGAAGGAAGCAGCCGGTTCCTTTCAAAGGGTGCATTATGGGCATGCCAGCATATCTTTCATGCACCATTGACCCTACGCCAAAAGTTCCCACACTTCTCAAACATTAAGCCCCTTCTTTTGATCAACTTTATCTTAACCATGGGAAAGCCACTGTATCTGCGTAAAATGACAATTCACCAAGCACTGGTATAAAGCGACGACAAAGGGTTTAGAAGTAGATTATATCTGTTGATTAGCATCGCCATGACATCACGTCAAACTAACAAGCGTGACAGAAGCAACACAAACCTACTGAAGCAGGGATATGATTCAGAACGGTATGCAGCAATAAACTGGTTGCACATGTAGCAAATACCACaagttaaatggacactgaaatggCAAGgtagaagggggggggggggagagaaagatGAGACAACATGCTaaaaaagagaggagagaaaagggagaagcaatataacatcctctgagtctgcttctacacctgcaaagagagatataaaaagaacagcaaaaccagctgataaagtattacaggttgAAACAACCAATACCTTGATACCAACACTGaagaatataatataatatgtataaagtgacagctcaagataacaggggttttctgtatagaagtgaatccaagcacctgtaggtgtttgtgagagtgaacTTGTGTCTatgaggtttatccatgaggaAAATgttcaatagtggttgtgaggagccaaagacccccagAGCAATGAGGCAGATGctaggggaaccagaaccctaGATGCCTGAAGGGACCCCAGAGCAAAAgtgcccaagagggaccaacacaagGAAAGgtctccacacttagtggagacctgcgATGTcctgggagagggggcagtacaaacccaacctgacaaatggACAAACAGTAAACCATGTACAGTCACtcgttcccaccctagtgccccccaCATGGAAACACtcctacaaaaaacaaacaagagggACGCAGTACTCACACTCACCCCACATCCTATATTCCCAGGTCCAGACACCGGCaccccagaggggtatccagccACAACCTACCCGGTCCATACTCTGGTCCTAACCCCCCGGCTAACCAATCAGAGCCCACTCCACAAACCCTGAGGTGCTACCTCTCCCACACTCTGCCCTCCTTActttagccccccccccccccaacccccctcccccatcaTAATGCAGGGCAGAGCAGAAGTGCCAGTCCCAGTCAATCACCCGGCCCCAACAATTGGCATTTAGCTCCGTCATCTGCGACAAATGGACTCGGTCCATTTTTCTGACGGACAACAGAGGAGCGTTCTCTATCATGCTATTGGGAAATGCCCCATTGACTAGACTGGCTTTATTTGTGATGTAACAGAGAGCGCATGGATGAAAGGGAATGTGTGAATGAGAAGTTATTTACTCCAGAAATCCTAACTGCAGGGGgttatttaaaggaacaataagtaacggcacctagtggttaaaattggaacaacacataGACAGAGCCTTTCATGGAGACCCACCATTTACTCAGGACaggttgtattctgttctggtctgcttctcttactgacttccatgtctgcaggctgctgctcttttgccaagatacaataccaaatgctgcgttCTTTGCTGGGAGCcgtgggaactctcatatgattggctcagaaaccaggaagtaaaagCAGGCTAcactgaaccgaagtagttctggaccgtacctttagatttgaaaggagaaaaacttgactaagacattgatggagaggaccgactGTTTATAGTGAATGTTTGTTCCATCCTGGGTAAGAAacgagaatgatttaggttgactttacagtaaatttcttacttaaTGCTCCTTTAACTATTTGCATATTAGGGATGCTAGGGTGCTCTGACCTTTAGATTTCTCCGGTGCAGTAACTCGCTGGGTATGCATGCAGTGGAAACTGTAAGGTGTCTTTATGTTAAtggggaatgttacttccattccAGGTGACAAataagaatgatttaggttgatttttacagtgaatcttacttattgctccttttttaAAACGTATTTCTAGCTTTTATATTCAGAGTAATCTGAGTGGTCCAAGtataaagatttttctttttgagcTGAAGTGTATTTACAATCGGATATAATGAAGTCTCACTGcatattttgaaaaaatttaTTTGACAGGTCCTCGTTATTTCTATAATGTTTCGGGAGGAGAAACTTGCCCTTCAGTGCAACCTCCGCTGTCAGGAGAAGCTTTACGTCTCCAAAGCTGTCATAGAAATCCACTGGGACCACTTTGGCTTTCCTTACGGGACAGCAGACATCTTCTGTCCGCTCCCTTCAGGCTGTGAGACACCGACGCATGTGGCCATCACCTCAGCAGGAACCAACAACACAGGTACTGAAGGGCTTTGCTGAGGTTTTTAAGGCCTGATGATGTTTGATTCTCAACTCACTGCACTGAAACGTTGAGCAAACTGTTGCTTCTACTGTACAGTTTGCTGAATAGCAAACAGTCACTGCTTATTTCCagaattatttttgaaatggaCTGGACAGACAATGTACTGTCCTGGACaggtcactttttttttaaagaatgaatCTGAAGAAAAGGTTGTTTCAGATGTCTAATGGGAGTAGTCACCAAAGTCAGGGAGCATAACTGCTGAaggctgtcaatgggtgagaggcggggtacaccatgGACATGTCGCCAGTCTATCATAGGGAAACAgtcattatttttaatgtaCTAGCATAAGTAGATTAAAATGATTCAAAGGATTTGTAGcagtccctcatactgagcaagcatgaagcgacaattCTTTCATTTGTGATAAACAGAATTCCTGATTACGTtgcaaaaataattagataaatCCCTACATTATCTATCCTAAATTACATCCATCCTTCCTGTCCCATGCGATgagaataagctggtgaggaaggccacttctgtcctgggctggactctggactcggtggaggaagtagctgagaggagggtgttgtccaagttcacatccatcatggacaacaccttccaccccctgaaCCAGATCCACAGTATAGATGGggacgcactgtatatacctcatgcacctctTCCTCCtattggcaccttcttttgattgagccgatgtgacacgtgaatttctccattgtgagatcaataaagtatatatTATCTTAAGTAGTATGCAAATAAGTGACATAGCGCCACTCTGACTACATTTCATGTATTGCATAAACCTGGGCGGTTTGTTCAAGATGTGACACAGGCTGTCACGTTAGCATTGAACCAATATGTGGCAAAGTAGTACACAGTGCTGAATCAGCGCAAGTTCTAGGTGTGTCCAGGTTTGCAAATCTTGACTCAGTGACGGCACAAACGAAACGCATACGGATTCATGCAGTAAGAGTGCATGAATCCGTATGTCTCAGAATCTACTCAGTGCTGggagggattttattttttttcccagtatgCTAAAGTGGTGGTGGTGTTGTTGGCACCCCTCTGTTAATCAAAGAAATTCATACAGTGGTCATTGAAATAAAACGCCACCGTTGAAACCAAATCATAAAAAGGCAAGAATGGAATTTGCCACTATGCAGATTGTAAACTTCTGTGACGTTTTTCTTTTGGACAGTTGAGGCAAAACTGGAGCTTTTTGGAAAGGTACATCAGCTCCATGCAACAATAAAGCAAACCTAGAAAAGGACCGTGTCTCTACTGCAAAATGTGAGGAGGCTCAGTTCTGTTCTTGAGCTGCTTTGCTGCATGTGGCACTGGGTGTCTCAGTCCTGGTGTGGGTTCAGTGAAATCACAAAACTATCAAGGCGTTCTGGATAGAAATGTGCTGCTTAGTGTCAGAAGACTTGTCCTCAGTTGTGGGTCATGAGTCTTGCAACAGCAAAATTacccaaaacacacagcaaGAGGAAATGGTAGATTGAATTACTCGGCGGTCAGTGGTTTGTTCAGATTCAGTTCTGAAGGACTCGAGTTGATTATGGTCAAAGAAGAGTGTATAATCTGCTGAGAAGGATGGTTTAAGAAACATGTCATATGACGCAACATTCCACAGGCAAGTGACAAATGAACCTGAGGGAGACAAAGCATTGTGTAAAGGTACCCATTTGGGGTCGTCTCATTAgttattttaacaaaatcagTTAAAGAGATATTAAAACATCCCTCTGCTTTCTGTCTGTGGGTTAGATGAATCTGACCTTGTGTTTTTGGAGGTTGAGAATCAAAGAACGCTGAACATCTTTCCTTACAACTTCACCAGCTGTTTCTCCACCATGTATAACTACACCAACATCCTGCAGGTAACAGCGCATCATAATTATCTTTTAAGAGGATATGTGGCAACAAACGTTCAAATTAAGAAGTTCTGGGATTAAATACCGAAGAGATAAGAGGCAAGACTCTCACTATTCATTACCAATAGAAATTCTCTGATGGCCTTCTCTTCTGTGTCAGCTGTTAGGATATTAACTTTGTGATTTCATGCTTATGCTTTCAGTCTAAATGTGTGCTCTGTGTTGCAGCTGGTGCAGAGTTTGGAGATGCTTCAGTTTCTGGGAGTGAACAGAGTCGTGGTCTACAAGACGAACTGCAGCGCCGATGCACAACGCGTCCTGGACTACTACTCAGGCAAAGGTTCAGGAAACTCATATCTGTGTCTATATTACTAAACATGCTTAACATGTGTCACATTTTtctgtactaaaaaaaaaaaacaaaaaactttcaaAGCTAATTTAAGAGGCCAAGGATGGAGGAATCACTATAAAAGTTAGTAAATAatactttgtcacatttttaatgaaagattgtttggggaaaaacaaaaattcatGATTAATTTTACCAGATTCTTTCCCGTAAGAGAAATTTCTTGATTGGAACAATTGTTGGGTGTATTTTTAACAAGCAGTACAAAATTCTATCTGGTAACAAGTCCACTTGATGCCAAATTAATAAACTCTGTTAACCTCTAAGGTTTTTCAGTTCAGCTCCAGTGCAAAGTTTTAAAACTTCTTACCaaataagatttatttatgaagcacatttaaaaaccttTAGATAAGAATATTTTTCTCTTATCTACATTAAAGATTATGATCTCTCTATGGTCTTATTTGAGCAACACATGCATACAATACACAGATTATATATAAATccgagtatcatcagcatagctATGAAAGAAGGCTTCTCAGAAGTTGCACCCATGAACACTGGCTATTTGCTGGAAGTTGTGGTGATGGAATGTTCCTTTGGATCAGTTTGATATCTGTTTGAATGTGTTTATGCTGAATTAGCAATAGTAGCGgtggttttaaaacttttgtaGCCAACGATTGGAGATATTTGGCTCTCAAATTGAAATGAGTTATTGTCAGATACATAACACATCCACATTTCAGAGGCTCAACAATACTGAGAACATTTAGATCTGGTCATTTTGTCTTATAACAAACCAGTGGAAATAAGGTTAAAAGTTGAGTGTAAATTAAAAGAAGCTGGCTGTCTCTTTGTGTCTTCAGGTTTAGTGGAGGTGATTCCTTGGTCTTTGTCGAAGTACCTGAATGTGTCTCGAAAAGCTTTGCCTACAGAAGATCCTGGTGACATCCACTACTTCGGTCAGATCCCTGCTCTCAATGACTGCCTCTACAGATACATGTACCGGTCCAGATACTTGGCCCTGCACGACCCTGATGAGCTCATCCTGCCCCTGTCAGTCTACAGGTACTGCAGAATTGACTTTTCACAGCGACATAACCCGCTACAGGCTCCACACTAAAAGATGAGTAATGAGTGAGAAAAGGCAAGAACACTGAACTGGATGGGTCACATTCATGAAGTGTAAACATGTACACTGCCTTGCAAAGGTATGCATACCCCTTGAGAGAACAGCAAAGTATTTCATGATGGTGAGGTGAAGGAGAAATGAGCCTCTAACAGAGGCTAGGGACTGGGGTGGGGGTTCAccatccagcaggacaaccacccAGAACATACAGTCAGAGATATccgttagaacggcctagtcaaagtccaaatttAAGTACTAGTGAGAAGCTGTGGCAGGACTTGCAAATTGGCTGAAGCTTTCATTCTGACTCCATTTGAGccacaataattcaataaatttttatttactatagctccaattcatgattcatgtcatctcaattcacatacaaagtcaaattcaatcagattatatagatAGAATCAGATCAGATGGATGGACAAGAAGAAAAAATTCGACACAATTCGATAATTTTAAACTTGATAAGATACTTTAAACACTATTCAATACCACATTCTATGTTGTGGAAGTATATTTGCAAAGTCTTAGAAACTTATAAATTAATAGGGTAGATGTACTTTATTGTGCCCAGAACTGGGACATTATTGGTCAGCAGCAGCACAACATACAGAAACCGGTGATGAgctgtagaagagaacaatctaaaaaaatgtCTACACATATTAACATCCTATAGCTACACACGTTAGAGGTTATTGTGcagcagaaattaaaagtaatgAGGAAATGCTACAATGTGGAAGTGAATATATTCAGTAACTGTACGAAGGTGAGTAGGGAGAAGTCAGGAgccatttagattaaaaacaggtCAGAGAAGCgtaatttttacatttagtAAAGCAGTAGAACATACTTGTTAGAAGTGTTAATGTGGCAGTAGGAACACTGGGTCCAACTAAACAAGTGATTGGAAAATTGGTTTCTTAGCCATGTGAACAAGGGTCGATCCATCCAGCGAAGCAGGGAGTGTTGATGTAGTGGATGGAGATGAGTATAAAGTTCAAAAGAATAGTTGCTTCAGTAAAGAGGAAAGATTCACAAGATAAGAGTTGCCATCATGCATGGTTTGGAAACGGTTACACTAACAAAAAGACGGGAGGTGGATCTtccagttttcttcagctgtgagCAATGGGGATGATGGCTGGGAGCTCAGGTTCAGTGCTTTGGAGACATGGATGTGCTGAGATGGTTTGGGCTTTCACAGAAGATTAATGGTGGATGTTTTGCACTAAGGACGCTGAAGCTTCCAGTGAGCAGGGAAGGAGGAAAACATCAGGAGTTTCTACTCACTGCGACTTTTCCTGTTGGTAAAATTGTTGGAAATGGGGGACCGTATTTGTCTATGTGGACCGATATTTTAGCTCACGCCGTCTggaatgcagcagcagcacaagcAGGTCTCTTAATGGCTCTTGTTGGACGGCACGATAACTAGGAAAACGGCtcctgttgggggggggggggaagaataTAAGCCCAAATAAGCGGCTTCACGTTCAAAGacaatcccaacaaaatgaaacCCACAGCTCAAAATTTACAAGGCCAAAGTAGCTTATAAAACAGAATTGGCGACACCGGTTTTGCAACATGCAGTGCGTTAACATCATATCTGGGAAATGTCTGTAAATGTCACCAAAATCTCAGGCCTTAGTTATCCTGTGCAGATGCACCACATAAAGAGCAGACGTAGGagagtaatttttttattacatggGGTCCACAAGATGCTTATGTCGTATTAACAGATGTTTATCCACGTCTTCATATTGTCTCCTTTCATTACATATAAATCTGGTTAGGAGGATTGTCTTTGCCTCGCTCTGAGATGGAGAACATTTATATTATTGGAAAACCGTTTCCTAAATCCACACTGGCTAATAATCAGCTCATCCTTTCACAGTAAAGCATGCAGCAGCTGCTTTCCGTAGCTCACGGACTGCCCCCCTTTCACTCCTCATTGCATCAGATCAAAAAATTTTACTGAGACTCGAGTTTCAGAACACGAGTCCaagtcaagtaaaaaaaaaaataggcacTTGAGTCCTAAGTAAAACTGGAGTCTCAAATTTGATTTGGATTGAATTTCTTTGTCTCCCGTGTGGGGAAATTACGTTTCAGTGTAACCCATCAAGAGAAAGACGGGATATGGGTGACAGCTtaactgaggccttgctgccttTTACAGAGTATAGAAaattaatatattgagatggtTGGGGGGACAGAAGGATAatacaggtttaaaaaaaacctcagcacaaaaaagcaacatacaCAAGCATAACATAATCAATGAAGGCAGTGATTCATAGGAGGGTGTATTTAATGGAGAGAGAAACCAGCCTCCAAGGCCAGCATCGGGTAccaaattcaataaaaaggaGATTTTCGTCAGACTGTGAAATTTCTATCAGCCTTCAAGGCTTTGCTGGTCGTCTTAATGGGACTCCCAAAAAGCCAAATTTGTTGGTCTTCCTGAGATCATTTTCATTTCAACATTGAGTTCAGACCACTAGATTTGCTAGCTCAGATGTAATTGGTGCCTATACTGTTCACCTCACTTTAAAGTGTCTTACTCATTCACTCGTCTTCTCTACAGCTGGTTGGAGCTGCTGCCTCTTCTGGAGAAGGACTACGGTGCCGACGGCTGTTACCAGTTTGAGAACAACTACTTCCCCAGTGAATTTACGCTGCCCCCTCCCGCCCCCGTTACGCTACCGCCACTAGAGCAGTGGCAGAATGTAACCGGGGTGAACATCCTGACTCACCTGTACAGTGAACCTGTCAAGCCTAAACCTGCATTTAACAACTTCAAGATCATCACCAACCCTCGTTCTGTGTTCGCTGTAACTGTTCACGGCGTGTTGAAGTCACAGAAGGTCTGCGCCTGGGTTGACAGGAAGATGGCCCGAATATACCACGTTAGGTAAACTTAACACGGTACACCTGGCGTAATCCGGCAGCACAACCACACCTCGCACACGTTTCAGTACTGAAGGTTTTCAGCAGAGCTAAACCAAACTGAAGACTTCAAGTTTCTGACAAGGTAAAAGCTATAAACTGTAGAATTAACATCTACAACCTGTAAGCATTTACCCAACAAGggaatgtgttaaaaaaaactttgttcttCAGTAAGatcagtggtccccaatcctggtcctcgagggccggtgtcctgcaacttttatttgtcactctgcttcaacacacctgagtcaaataatgaggtcattgggaggactctggagaacttcaCAGCACACTGGGGaagtaagtcaggtgtgttggatcagggacacctGCAGGGACactggccctcgaggaccaggattggggaccactgagTAAGATGGTTACTGCAGCAACATGGCCAGGGATTATCTTTTCTACTCACCCAGGCACAAGATCCAAGCTAATGTCTGTTTGGTTGAGCTTGTACTCAAATATTCCCTAAGAAGTGTGATTTTTAAGATGCAGTCTTGCGTTTTTATGCGACTATAGTCAAACAGCTAACAGTCAAGGCCCTAAACTACACGACTCCAGATGTTTACACTGATGCTGTTAAGTTTAGCTtctgaagtgtccatccatccaccagagctgggggggggggggggctgctttCACAGAGCTGCCTGCTGAAAGCAGCCTGCAGCCGTACAGTCCCCGTTCCTTTGACCAAAGATCTCTCAGCGCAAAATCCAACCTATAGAAATGATTTCACTGTGGTTAAAAATCCTTTGCGCTATTGACGTGTTCTCGTCACTCCCGCGTGGTTGAGGCCAAATTCTCAAAGTTGTTAACAACGctgtatatacagtatttctGTTTCACAGCCTTGAGGGTTTGTCAGGgttgaaataaaatgcacatCTTCCTATAAAAGCTCTTATCTTGTAAAAATTGCAGCTAAAAGCATCCGTGTAATTGGTGTTTTACATTAAGGTATCACACATGTAACAATGCAATCAACATCATTGTAAATATCCTTTCAGACCATCAATCAATCTAGCTCTACTTAGATTTGTACTGATCCCATTTCCTGCACAGGAGAAGGCTTAAGTCCCACAatagctacatttacatggacaaaagtaatgggaataaagggctgattggaataaaatgcatcacgtaaacaagccaatcggaatatggtgatcggattaagctcaatcggaataaaattgtattctgaatgaGATGGCTGGTTTATGCCAATTGATAATCCAATCAACATGCAAATAAGTGCTTGTCAGtatcaagttattccgaatgtggcatCTGACCTGAGTGCGCATGTGTGCCCGATGTAAACATTTCCTGGTTGAGTGGCGGAAATTCGTCGGGAAGCAAAGCTGATGGTGCTCCCCATAAACCTCTGTTTAAATGTTAGCGAATAAATAATGACTTTTAGcggttttaatgtttcaaagcGTAATTAGAagctggtgcaagtccagcctgggctcTCATAAGACAAGTGAactcgtataatactgctttgtttgctattttaatggttgtttagcaaagacgaaagttattattagtttattttattttttatttcggGTGAGTTTGATAACTGCCCATGTCAGAGTGGTTTTATTCTAAATAAAGCCAGATGCATataaacgcacattatgatcggattaattgtgtgcccatataaacggtacaatccgattactattttttttttaatttaaataaattttcaaCCTGATAGTGAAAgtttgtgcatgtaaacgtaGCCAATGTCTCTTTGTTTCGGCAGACCTCGAGGACAAATTGATGTGAAGCCGCAGCAGCTGATTTATGACGGCAGACTGCTGAGCTACAGCAGCCGCCTCACGTCTGCCGTCAATGCTGTTCTCAGAGAGACTGGACTCCTCCCTGAAGACGGCATGAACTAGACTCTGTTTCCACCTCAGAGACACTTTGCTTTGTGAGAAAGGAGGAGCTTGAATCAATTCATAGAGAcaggatgtttatttttttacaggttAGAAAGTGAATTAAAACAGTCTGAAATTGTTTCAGCCATACTTCATAGCGTTTCAAAATACCCTTTTGTGTTTGAAAACAGTGTTGGAAAGAGGCTTTATCATAAAGACACAATAGTGGATAGTCTCTGTTTATGGTTCAGGACGTTCTGAGGACGTTGATCAAGATTACTAAACTGAGAAAGAGATGTCTGAGGCTGATATGACAGATGACCTAAGACACAGGGGTAAaggtcctgcagcttttagacgtCTCTggtccagcacacctgaatcaaatggctgaattacctcctcagctGGCAGTCAAGTTACCCAGAGTCCTGCTGATGACCTGATTATGTGACTCAGGTGAGTTAAAACAGAGACTCTTGTCAAAGTTTCAGATCACTGGAGTTTGAGAGGAACACATCAGGTCAGTAAAAATTGCTTCTGATTAAAGACTTTAGGTGGTAGATTCAATGTTCACAATGCTCTTACTCTCCAGGGCTCTTTTATTAAAGCTGCATGCACACAAAACGGGGCCTGAAACTTATGTACAAAAATCTCGATAATCTCTATAAAAAGTAATCTTGACAACAGAGCGTTAGGTCCCTCATGTAAACTTTAACCCATACATAAGCTGGTTTTGTAAATGGGGAAAACTGGCAACGCAGGTGGTGAGTATTGGAGTCACACTGCATCAACGCTGGGACGTGGCATCGATCTCCCTCCTGGATGCAGGAATTACAGCATGGATCGTGTCTCCATGAGAATGCCATGTGATGTTTAAGACGGCATTAATGTTAACATGTCAGACACAAATGACTAATACAGCTCTATTGTCCTTCAGTTCATCaattgtttcttatttttcagCACACCATCTTTCAGCACCAGTCCTCTAGACGCACCAATGTTGGGGACAGCCGGATCACTTTTTCCACCCACCGActaaagaggacatgaagacGTGCCATCACCCCACTGTGCTTTGACACATTAAATACAAATCAAACTGTGCTTTACCTGGCTTGTCTGCGGTCTCTGCCTGCATTTCTTTGCTCTTTCCTTCCTGGTCGCCATTGTTGACCATGAAAAAATTGATCAGATGGCTTATTTAAGTACACGTTGACCTTTTtaatgaggtgctttgcatggTTGAATGTTGAGGTGTAGAGGACAGAACCTGAGGAACGCTGTAAGCAAACATTCGGGCACAGGTGGATTTATTAAGGTTGCTGGTGCGCGTGCTCATGGTTTTACAAGTCAGGATTTATTTTGGTGTACGACAGTTTCAGCTATCAGCCAAACGTTTAGCATAGATCCTGCacaatattttataaatgacaCCCCATGGTCCTGATGTCCAAAAGATTACACAGCTCTCATACTAAACTACCAAACCGTGCGTAAAGGTCTCACTGCACGTTGCCTTCATAAATTGGAATTTGTGTGGAATTGGACACGCCTGCACCTTGATCTCTGGCTGCCTTGCCCCCTGCCCCTGAATACAAACCCAAATCAGTAAATATGCCTAGAAAGCATCCCATCATGTGTCCAAATAACTACGCCAATGGTACTGTCAGGCAGTCACTGAGATGCCCTGAGGGatattttatattgaattacaGCAAACTAACGGCTTCCTCAGTGACATCAacttcttaaagggacagtgttgaactattttagcttttaattagcaaaaatcaagtatttttataaatgcatattctggcaaagtcttataacatcacatcaaaaatgaaaacaatatcataacttagaattagtatcTTCAAATAACAGCAATCGTGTTCACCCCTAAATGCCATTTGTAAGACTTTCACAGGTCCAAAGACCAGAGTGGATAGTTGAAGTCCCTTAAAGCCCTCAGCAAATCTTTTGTAAGGCCAGGGTGATTCCATGTGGCTGTTACAGAACCAGAGGtccagtaatttttttttttttttttttttaaatcgagaCTGGGGAGAGTGAACCTCGTTTATTTAGACCGGTCACGCTTCAGAAAACTGGAACGCCATCCCAGTCCGCACTGCTGCAGCTGTCTTCACCCTTCATGTAATGTCGAAGTCGCATTTCAGCCGTGAAATCCTCCCGCCAGCATCTTATGGTGGGTGAGCAGCATCTCAGGTTTACATGGTGATGGTGGATCAGatggagatgtttcagcttAGGATATTACTAAAAGGAACAGAACTCTGACCTACATCGAGCAAAGAGACGGTAATTGTAAGCCTTGTGGAAGAAGGCGGGGCATCGCAGAGAAAAGTTGAGATATCTGCTTAATGCCGGAGGCTGTAGAGGGGATGTGGAACCGGCTCTGATCGCTGCGCTGAAGTGGAAAAACATCTCTAGCAGCGCAGCATACAACTCAAAAATGTATTGCAAGAAAGACGGACGTGTGGAGAAAGTA is a window of Fundulus heteroclitus isolate FHET01 unplaced genomic scaffold, MU-UCD_Fhet_4.1 scaffold_44, whole genome shotgun sequence DNA encoding:
- the LOC118556318 gene encoding uncharacterized protein LOC118556318 isoform X2, with amino-acid sequence MTHVPERPVLKKLRPVSSAVFVILCVSLLLLIFRADGMLQLRVLSYILQPSVQPAVPHNKTSGDAVVKGPPAHLLRVNGSKTLLVSAFLEHRTAQKKVLVISIMFREEKLALQCNLRCQEKLYVSKAVIEIHWDHFGFPYGTADIFCPLPSGCETPTHVAITSAGTNNTDESDLVFLEVENQRTLNIFPYNFTSCFSTMYNYTNILQLVQSLEMLQFLGVNRVVVYKTNCSADAQRVLDYYSGKGLVEVIPWSLSKYLNVSRKALPTEDPGDIHYFGQIPALNDCLYRYMYRSRYLALHDPDELILPLSVYSWLELLPLLEKDYGADGCYQFENNYFPSEFTLPPPAPVTLPPLEQWQNVTGVNILTHLYSEPVKPKPAFNNFKIITNPRSVFAVTVHGVLKSQKVCAWVDRKMARIYHVSTSPLDAPMLGTAGSLFPPTD
- the LOC118556318 gene encoding uncharacterized protein LOC118556318 isoform X1, translating into MTHVPERPVLKKLRPVSSAVFVILCVSLLLLIFRADGMLQLRVLSYILQPSVQPAVPHNKTSGDAVVKGPPAHLLRVNGSKTLLVSAFLEHRTAQKKVLVISIMFREEKLALQCNLRCQEKLYVSKAVIEIHWDHFGFPYGTADIFCPLPSGCETPTHVAITSAGTNNTDESDLVFLEVENQRTLNIFPYNFTSCFSTMYNYTNILQLVQSLEMLQFLGVNRVVVYKTNCSADAQRVLDYYSGKGLVEVIPWSLSKYLNVSRKALPTEDPGDIHYFGQIPALNDCLYRYMYRSRYLALHDPDELILPLSVYSWLELLPLLEKDYGADGCYQFENNYFPSEFTLPPPAPVTLPPLEQWQNVTGVNILTHLYSEPVKPKPAFNNFKIITNPRSVFAVTVHGVLKSQKVCAWVDRKMARIYHVRPRGQIDVKPQQLIYDGRLLSYSSRLTSAVNAVLRETGLLPEDGMN